One region of Fusobacterium periodonticum 1_1_41FAA genomic DNA includes:
- a CDS encoding GlsB/YeaQ/YmgE family stress response membrane protein, whose amino-acid sequence MGIIAWLILGAFSGWIASIIMGKNASMGAIANIVTGIIGAFIGGVVFNFFGAQKVTGLNLHSALVSIVGACILLWILSAISKK is encoded by the coding sequence ATGGGAATAATAGCTTGGCTAATACTTGGAGCTTTTTCAGGGTGGATAGCTAGTATAATAATGGGTAAAAATGCTTCAATGGGAGCAATAGCCAATATAGTAACAGGAATTATTGGTGCTTTTATTGGAGGAGTTGTTTTCAACTTTTTTGGTGCTCAGAAAGTAACAGGTTTAAATCTTCATAGTGCTTTGGTATCTATAGTAGGGGCTTGTATTTTACTTTGGATATTAAGTGCAATAAGCAAAAAATAA
- a CDS encoding DUF948 domain-containing protein yields the protein MVTINLDMILKVLLGISLAVLLILLFIILIKIISIVSKINSLLEKNKEQIENSISQIPNLVKNSERILENTNDNLEKVNILVEDVTDILKASKRNIVNTSSSVSTTLENIKNVSSNVAESSRYIANNFAGKTSGSSNSGGIMATIDTILDCWDIFKTLLKKKK from the coding sequence ATGGTAACAATAAATTTAGATATGATTTTAAAAGTTCTTCTAGGTATTTCACTTGCAGTATTGCTTATATTACTTTTTATAATATTAATAAAGATAATTTCTATTGTCTCAAAAATAAATTCTCTATTAGAAAAGAATAAAGAGCAAATAGAAAATAGTATTAGTCAAATTCCTAATTTGGTGAAAAATAGTGAAAGAATATTAGAAAATACTAATGATAATTTAGAAAAAGTAAATATACTAGTAGAAGATGTTACTGATATATTAAAAGCTTCTAAAAGAAATATTGTCAATACTTCTAGTAGTGTGTCAACTACTTTAGAAAATATTAAAAATGTTTCTAGCAATGTTGCAGAATCTAGTAGATATATTGCTAATAATTTTGCTGGAAAAACTAGTGGAAGTAGCAATAGTGGTGGAATCATGGCTACAATCGATACTATTTTAGATTGTTGGGATATATTTAAAACATTGCTTAAAAAGAAAAAATAG
- a CDS encoding YtxH domain-containing protein: MGLINYIHEKRLEKERAKRNEKIVGTLKVLAGVGAGVTLGVLFAPKSGKETRKNISDATKKGLNYVGENLANAKNYIEEKTSDIREALAEKYDELTDETISEKVEEIEEEIEEEIEEVAKKVEEKAKEVKEKAKK, translated from the coding sequence ATGGGATTAATAAATTATATTCATGAAAAACGTCTTGAAAAAGAAAGAGCTAAAAGAAATGAAAAGATAGTTGGAACATTGAAAGTTCTTGCTGGTGTAGGAGCAGGAGTTACATTAGGTGTTTTATTTGCTCCAAAATCTGGAAAAGAAACTAGAAAAAATATCTCAGATGCCACTAAAAAAGGACTTAATTATGTAGGTGAAAATCTTGCTAATGCTAAAAATTATATTGAAGAGAAAACTTCTGATATAAGAGAAGCTCTTGCTGAAAAATATGATGAGCTTACAGATGAAACTATTTCAGAAAAGGTTGAAGAAATTGAGGAAGAAATAGAAGAAGAGATTGAAGAAGTAGCTAAAAAAGTTGAAGAGAAAGCTAAAGAAGTAAAAGAAAAGGCAAAAAAGTAG
- the hpf gene encoding ribosome hibernation-promoting factor, HPF/YfiA family: MKLSIHGRKITLTDAIKKYAEEKISRVEKFNDSILKIDATLAASKLKTGNAHVTEILAYLSGSTLKATATETDLYASIDKAVDIMENQLKKHKEKRSRAKVQDDTRKKSYSFDYIVEPEEKISDEKKLVRVYLPLKPMEISEAILQLEYLNRVFFAFTNSETGKMAVVYKRKDGDYGVIEE; encoded by the coding sequence ATGAAATTATCAATTCACGGAAGAAAAATTACTTTGACTGATGCAATCAAAAAATATGCTGAAGAAAAGATCTCAAGAGTAGAAAAATTTAATGATTCTATATTAAAGATCGATGCAACCTTAGCTGCTTCTAAATTGAAAACAGGAAATGCTCATGTAACTGAAATTCTAGCTTATTTAAGTGGAAGTACTTTAAAAGCTACTGCAACAGAAACTGATTTATATGCTTCAATAGATAAAGCTGTAGATATTATGGAAAATCAATTGAAAAAACATAAGGAAAAACGTAGTAGAGCTAAAGTTCAAGATGACACTAGAAAGAAATCGTATAGTTTTGATTACATAGTAGAACCTGAAGAAAAAATTTCTGATGAAAAGAAACTTGTAAGAGTATATCTACCTCTAAAACCTATGGAAATATCTGAAGCAATTTTACAACTTGAGTATTTAAATAGAGTTTTCTTTGCTTTTACTAATTCAGAAACAGGGAAAATGGCTGTAGTTTATAAAAGAAAAGATGGAGACTATGGAGTTATAGAAGAATAG
- the hemB gene encoding porphobilinogen synthase — MFVRTRRLRRNALTREMVKNISIETSSLIYPLFICEGENIKSEIESMPEQFRYSLDRLNEELDELLKLGINNILLFGIPAHKDEVGSQAYDKEGIVQKAIRHIRKNYSDKFLIITDVCMCEYTSHGHCGILHHHDVDNDETLKYIAKIALSHAEAGADIIAPSDMMDGRIAKIREILDENNFKDIPIMAYSVKYSSAYYGPFRDAADSAPSFGDRKTYQMDFRSTNNFYAEVEADSQEGADFIMVKPAMAYLDVIKAVSEVTHLPIVAYNVSGEYSMVKAAAKNNWIDEKKIVMENIFAIKRAGADIIITYHAKDIAKWLITK; from the coding sequence ATGTTTGTAAGAACAAGAAGATTAAGAAGAAATGCACTAACAAGAGAAATGGTGAAGAATATAAGTATAGAAACTAGTTCACTTATCTATCCTTTGTTTATCTGTGAAGGGGAAAATATAAAGAGTGAAATAGAGTCTATGCCTGAACAATTCAGATATTCTTTAGATAGATTAAATGAAGAATTAGATGAATTATTGAAGTTGGGAATTAATAATATTTTACTTTTTGGAATACCAGCTCATAAAGATGAAGTTGGAAGTCAAGCCTATGATAAAGAAGGTATAGTTCAAAAAGCTATAAGACATATTAGAAAAAATTATTCAGACAAATTTTTAATTATAACAGATGTGTGTATGTGTGAATATACTTCTCATGGACATTGTGGAATATTACATCATCATGATGTAGATAATGATGAAACTTTAAAATATATAGCTAAGATAGCTCTTTCTCATGCAGAAGCTGGTGCAGATATAATAGCACCTTCAGATATGATGGACGGAAGAATAGCCAAAATTAGAGAAATTTTAGATGAAAATAACTTTAAAGACATACCTATAATGGCTTATAGTGTTAAGTATTCTTCAGCATACTATGGTCCTTTTAGAGATGCTGCTGATTCAGCACCAAGCTTTGGAGATAGAAAAACTTATCAAATGGATTTTAGAAGTACTAATAATTTCTATGCAGAAGTGGAAGCAGACTCACAAGAAGGAGCAGATTTTATAATGGTGAAGCCAGCTATGGCATATCTAGATGTTATAAAAGCTGTATCAGAAGTAACTCATTTACCTATAGTTGCCTATAATGTAAGTGGAGAATATTCTATGGTTAAGGCAGCTGCTAAAAATAATTGGATAGATGAAAAGAAAATTGTTATGGAAAATATTTTTGCAATAAAAAGAGCAGGAGCTGACATAATAATAACTTACCATGCAAAAGATATTGCTAAGTGGTTGATTACTAAATAA
- a CDS encoding TnpV protein, protein MKKEILAGKEYIVENGLYYPVNKECIFEKMGGAYRVVEIDKEYNVEVLIPDIEFEDIDNSKLNSIGRARLKYLQDYDKDKYLVFIATGELMSHLLSIQEEAEQMRENMLPSMKKEWGLTEQLKIDDQMKWVGLMNNLEATIKEIIFKELVYV, encoded by the coding sequence ATGAAGAAAGAAATATTAGCTGGTAAGGAGTATATTGTTGAAAATGGTCTTTATTACCCTGTAAATAAAGAATGTATTTTTGAGAAAATGGGTGGAGCCTATAGAGTTGTAGAAATAGATAAAGAATATAATGTAGAAGTTTTAATCCCTGATATAGAATTTGAAGATATAGATAATAGTAAATTAAATTCAATAGGAAGGGCAAGACTAAAATATCTTCAAGATTACGATAAAGATAAATACTTAGTTTTTATAGCAACTGGCGAATTGATGTCACATCTACTTTCAATACAGGAAGAAGCTGAACAAATGAGGGAAAATATGCTCCCAAGTATGAAAAAAGAATGGGGATTAACAGAGCAACTAAAAATAGATGATCAAATGAAATGGGTAGGACTGATGAATAATTTAGAAGCAACTATTAAGGAAATAATTTTTAAAGAATTAGTATATGTCTAA
- a CDS encoding type II toxin-antitoxin system PemK/MazF family toxin, translated as MEIKVYAGEVWFVDFPYEEDPAHIIQRPVVVLSEIDNQGTLEVLSVKVTSKDPRDEYDVPIIKYTEAGLRLKSVARTSKAIRLNKDYFIKKFGELDELDLESIIEAYKRYLENN; from the coding sequence TTGGAAATAAAGGTATATGCAGGTGAAGTATGGTTTGTTGATTTTCCGTATGAAGAAGATCCAGCTCATATTATTCAAAGACCAGTTGTTGTTTTAAGTGAGATTGATAATCAAGGTACTTTAGAGGTTTTGTCTGTTAAAGTTACTTCAAAGGATCCAAGAGATGAATATGATGTACCTATTATAAAATATACTGAAGCAGGTTTAAGGCTAAAAAGTGTTGCTCGTACATCAAAAGCTATCAGATTAAATAAAGATTATTTTATAAAGAAGTTTGGGGAATTAGATGAATTAGATTTAGAGTCTATAATTGAAGCATATAAAAGGTACCTTGAAAATAATTAA